AAACTCacagaatatatatagacAAGGTATGGAAAGGGCCACATTTCACAGGTGATCCAAACTTGATATATCTGCTACAATATACAAGATTGCCTACCAGACGGCGTTATTCATGAGTCTATATGTATTTATAAGTCTATGAAACATAAAATCTATCTCTTGTTGTATGTAAATATAGAACTTCATTAAGACTAAACAGTAAGAATGGTTCAGTTGTGGttttattcaaaaaaattgcataTTTTCAGCGTTATGGTCAGTTTGGTCAAGCTTAGCTCTCTTAACTTTCCTAGATGGGTCGGTTATTGATTGTGAAAGCGAAACTGAATGcactttcttcaacaggTTCCTATTTTGATCCATTGTTTCGTTTGCTTCTTTAGTGCTGGACCTCTGGGCGGCCATTATCTTGGCCAATCTTGACACTAACTTTAGCTCATCTTCTGTCTGCGAGGTCACAGATCTCTCCTCATTTGGAATCCCTAACCCGTTATTGAACAAACCCGTTGTATCGTTCAATTCAACTTGAAAACCAATGACGAAGTCTTTCTGCTTATCCTTAATAATCTTGATTTCATCACCTTCTTGAAGTAGATATTTCTTTCCTGGAGTCATTCGAATGTCGTTCACATAACTGTCATTTGAACCAGAATGGCAATACCATATATCATCTAGACCTTGAGCTGGGGACTCATATATACTTTTACCAATCGGATGtctctttttcaaaatgaaacAATGGACTCGCGAGAGCCTGTTGTCATCTATTCTGCAATTACAATCATCTGACCGTCCAATAAAGAAAGGATTGATACCTTGCTTTATCTCAAAACTTTCTTGAATTACACTCTCCGGCAATGGTTTGAAAGTCATAAACTTACCGGAACCTTTTTTCTTAACACTTTTCGTGTacttctttatattttcaataGGGTTGATTACTTTAGGTTGTGTAAAACGTGTTGGCGGTTGCGTCGGCACTTTGAAATCCTTTAATTTATCATTGATCGGCTCATCCTGTTGAAGTTTCTTCTGAGCTTTCAAGAACTCGTATTGCGCATCATCGAGACTTTCAAGTGCTTTTTGTTGCGACATGGATTGTGACAAGGAAACTTGTGAACTCATGGAGTTAGCATCAAATTGAGATGAGCATTGTTTAATCCATGGATGATTCAGTGCATCGTCAACAGTCATCCTCTTACTTTGATCGACCTGTAAAAGACCATCAATGAAATCTCTTGCTTCATCAGATATCCGAAAGTCTTTCAGTGGCCCTTCATGATAAGAACCTTTTCTTATTTGCTCATAGAGTTGTTCCTGAGTACTACCGCTGAAGGGTAAATGCCCAGTCAATATAACAAATACAAGACAACCCATCGACCACATATCAACTAGGGAAGAGTACTCTATACGTTCTTCCTCTGTCTCTTCTTCGCCTGTAGCACCTGTAAATCCTCCAATTACTTCTGGAGCAACATATGCTAATGTGCCACAGAATGTCTTCATAATAGATCCGTTGCCTTGCACTTTAGCCAAACCAAAATCAGTTATTTTAACCAACACAGGGTCATCCTGTTCTATCAAGATATTATCAGGCTTTAAGTCTCTATGACTAATCCCCTTTGAATGTATATACTGTATAGCCTCCAATATCTGTCGCGATATTTCTCTACCAGCTTCTTCTCCTACAGCGCCATGTGCAGCAACGAAGTCCATCAGGTCACCGCCAGAAATAAACTCCATTACCATATAGTAGTTTGCTTCATCCTCATAAAAAGCTTTCAGACTTACTATACGAGGGTGGTTTAATTTCTGCAAAACCTCTAATTCTCTTGAAACACCGTCCATATTACCAACTACTTTCCGCTTATTAATGATTTTTACAGCAAAAGTTTTACCTGTATTTCTCTCTACAGCCTTTTTGACAGTAGCAAAAGCACCAGTGCCGACCACTTCATCATTAATGGAGAAATCCTTGTATATACCCGTTAGATTAATGTTAGGGTTGGCATTGCTTTTGGAGCTTACCTTCAGACCTTGACTACTCAACTCTTGTCTCACTTCTTCCAGATAATCTCTAAACttttcattgataaatatCACCAGTGATATAATATCTGAGGAAACACCTAAACCAACAGTTATTTCATCTCCCTGTGACAGCAAGTGATTTCTATCCTTTTCTATCCTCTGATTATTCAACCAAGTTCCATTTGTAGAGATATCTCGAAGCAATAAGTTACCGTCTTCACCAAGaagtatttgaaaatgCTTATTTGACAACCGTGATATGTTTCCTAGATGGTAATCGCAAGCGTTGTTTCTACCAAAAGTCCATATTTTCTTGATCgattctttcttctttgctATCTGTTCCACATCCACTTCCATGTCCTTGATCGGAATCTGTCCCGATGTGCATATAACTCTATACACGCtattcttcttgatctGCTCCTGAGTAAAATTGTCAATCAAGTACTTCTGCGTAGCCTGTGTTGCCTGCTGGGTCGGTTGCGTCTCCATCATCTTCGACAACCTCTTTTCAACCTTGATAGAACTGAATTCAACAGTTTCACTGTCTTTTATTGTTGGTGTTGAATTTTTGCTATTTGCCTAAGCTGATCGCCCCAGATAAAGCTATTGCTATTAATATGCTTTACAATGTACGGCAAGCGGCTATCTTCATTTGCGAATACCAAGCCTATTATGTCATCTGATTCGATCAAATGCCCAAAACCTCTGAAATGTCAGTCTTCGATGTCAAAATCACAACTTTAGGTTCCACTGGCTGTAGCAGTTTACCCAACTCTCCCACGGATGATTCTGTGCAAAAAAGGCAATTTCAAACCCGAATTTCGTGTCGCGATGACATATAATCGGCACTAAGGCATCTTCACGCGTCTTCTGCAACGCACAAACGATTGTTATCACAGTCAATAGAACAGTATGCATCCAAGAAAAATGGACTGATTAGTAAATATGCACCCTTGATATGTGTTGACGTAAAACAGAGGCTATAGGTTCTACTAGCGACTACCTACCCGCTATCCCTCAAGCGCTTGATTCCTGCATGTAATTCCACCGGCGAAATAGAATATAACATAGCTTGAATATCTTGACCtgacaaaataaaatgacTAGACAACAATCAAATCCAAATGAAGGCAACCATTCATCTCAATGAAAGCTATGAAAACTCCAGGATCTGAGATCAAAATGCCCAATTGAAGGGAACCGCTAAAATAAAGGGCAAATCACACATAACGACAAGTATATCTTAAGGGCCTTTCATATAAAGGGAACTAGGCGTTTCTGAACCAGGGAACTATAACAAAGCATCGCTGTTTCAGTTATAGTCAGAAGAAGGCGTATCAACTTAACCTTAGTTATAATCGGACTGTTGAAGTGCAGTTGATTTCAGCTATACAACGTTTCTGtgagattttttttttgagaaagTGGCCATTCGAAAGTATACTGCTGGCAAAATTATCCTCAATAGCGATGATACCTAGCAAAAGGATATTGACAGATAAGGATGTTAAGATATGGGAGGAGTCTGAAACCAGAGAGGATATACTAAGTTTTATTGAGTCTTTGGCTAAGGCGGTGGAAGGCTTTGAAAACGATCAAGTTAGTGAACCTGTAAGTGACAGTGTGCAGAGCACCATAGCGGTGTTAACAGAGATCGATAAGCTAATCAAGTTACACCCGGTAATACAGGATAAAAACACTTCCAGATTTGGTAAGGTCGAGTTTCGGGATTTCTACGATGATGTATGTGAAAAGGCTGATGACCTTTTGAGTTCTCATTTCCCCGCGCTAACCTCTGAGCAAATCGAGCAACTGTCAATATACTTACAGGAGTCTTGGGGAAACAAGAGAAGAATAGACTATGGATCAGGCCATGAACTCAACTTCATTTGTTTCCTGTACGGCCTAACTcattataaaatttttgatcttCAGCGTGATGCCAGAAATTTAGTTCTAGTGTTGTTTATCGAGTATCTGAAGATAATGAGGGAAATCGAGACCTTATATTGGCTAGAGCCTGCTGGCTCACATGGAGTCTGGGGTTTGGATGATTATCATTTCTTGCCTTTCCTCTTTGGGGCATTTCAACTCGCACCTCATAAACACTTGAAACCAAAATCTATTCACAACGAGGAGTTGGTAGAGATGTTTGCAGATAAGTATCTATATTTTGGCTGCATAGCTTTTATCAATTCCGTCAAGACATCAACGTCTCTTAGATGGCATTCACCAATGCTGGACGATATAAGTGGAGTAAAAAAGTGGTCAAAGGTTGCTGAGGGTATGATAAAGATGTACAAGGCAGAGGTTCTAGGGAAACTTCCCATCATGCAACATTTCTATTTTAGTGAGTTCCTGGTATGCCCAGAAGGTATCTCCGAACCCCGTACTCATATCCACAAcggtgatgaagatgatgaccAGTGCTGCCAGGATGGTGCAGCACATAATACCTGGGGTGATTGCTGTGGTATAAAGATACCTAGTTTGTATGCTGCAAATGCTATGGAAAAGCAGTCACACAAGCCAATACCGTTTGACTAGTCTCGacatatatttatatacgTAAATGATCTATACTAACATTACTTACCAAAGCAATTCAATGGAAGGACAATGGAACACAAACGATTGTTatcatttgataaaatttaATGCAATGTGTCTATATAAATAGCAATATAAAACTTTAAAGTCTTTGTGAATCTAGTTTTGGATTCCAAGGTAAATTAGGATGAGTGTCTTGAGAGGCAGTTTCATCTTGTTTCCAAATTTTGATTGTTCGATCTGTCTCACCTGTCAATAAACGTAAACCTGTTCCATCGAAAGTACTTGATAGGATACCTCGTTCACTTTCAGGAGAACCAGGCGCCTCTTTTGTCTTGAAAGTCTGATACTTATGACCTGATTTATAGTCAAAGAACGTTAATGATCCATTGTCAGAACCAGCAAACAAAACATCATCTTGATTAATCGATACTGTATTTATAACATCTAAGTCTTGTGAGACAAAGTTTGTTAGTAACTCTCCCTTTGGTAACAACCATGATCGTATATCATTTGTACACGCAGATGCAAACGAAAATTCAGATGGATGAACTGATATATCTCTTACCGTTCTTTGATGATGTGTTAACACCTTCATTGATTTTCCTGCTACTAAATCCCATAATCTTATTGACGCATCTACAGAACTGCTGATCACCTGGGGGTCAACTGGAAGACACCGTACTTTTGTTATGGGTCCTTTATGACCAGGTAATGTCATCACTGGTAATCTTGTCCTTATGTCCCACACTTTTACAACACTGTCACGCCCTGCAGTTACTACCACATCAACTGTTGGATGGATATCTACAGTATGCACACCAGATAGATGTCCATGATAATTTCTAATTGCCGTATTCTTTTCCAGGTCCCAACATTTGACCGTTTTATCCTCACTCACCGAGAACATGTATGGATGCCTATTAGAGATTGCAAGGTCTCTGACAGTCATATCATGAGCCTTTAAAGTTACTTTAAGCTTACCAGAAGCCAAGTTCCAAATCTTAATGGTTTTATCATTACTTCCTGTAGCAAACCATTCATTATCAACTTTATCCATTGCAATACATCGTACCCACCCATGATGCCCATGTATCACCCTAGTT
This is a stretch of genomic DNA from Nakaseomyces glabratus chromosome M, complete sequence. It encodes these proteins:
- the RAD53 gene encoding serine/threonine/tyrosine protein kinase RAD53 (CAGL0M02233g~Ortholog(s) have DNA replication origin binding, protein serine/threonine kinase activity, protein serine/threonine/tyrosine kinase activity) is translated as MMETQPTQQATQATQKYLIDNFTQEQIKKNSVYRVICTSGQIPIKDMEVDVEQIAKKKESIKKIWTFGRNNACDYHLGNISRLSNKHFQILLGEDGNLLLRDISTNGTWLNNQRIEKDRNHLLSQGDEITVGLGVSSDIISLVIFINEKFRDYLEEVRQELSSQGLKVSSKSNANPNINLTGIYKDFSINDEVVGTGAFATVKKAVERNTGKTFAVKIINKRKVVGNMDGVSRELEVLQKLNHPRIVSLKAFYEDEANYYMVMEFISGGDLMDFVAAHGAVGEEAGREISRQILEAIQYIHSKGISHRDLKPDNILIEQDDPVLVKITDFGLAKVQGNGSIMKTFCGTLAYVAPEVIGGFTGATGEEETEEERIEYSSLVDMWSMGCLVFVILTGHLPFSGSTQEQLYEQIRKGSYHEGPLKDFRISDEARDFIDGLLQVDQSKRMTVDDALNHPWIKQCSSQFDANSMSSQVSLSQSMSQQKALESLDDAQYEFLKAQKKLQQDEPINDKLKDFKVPTQPPTRFTQPKVINPIENIKKYTKSVKKKGSGKFMTFKPLPESVIQESFEIKQGINPFFIGRSDDCNCRIDDNRLSRVHCFILKKRHPIGKSIYESPAQGLDDIWYCHSGSNDSYVNDIRMTPGKKYLLQEGDEIKIIKDKQKDFVIGFQVELNDTTGLFNNGLGIPNEERSVTSQTEDELKLVSRLAKIMAAQRSSTKEANETMDQNRNLLKKVHSVSLSQSITDPSRKVKRAKLDQTDHNAENMQFF
- the PRP46 gene encoding mRNA splicing protein PRP46 (CAGL0M02277g~Ortholog(s) have role in mRNA splicing, via spliceosome and Prp19 complex, spliceosomal complex localization), which encodes MSIGDELVDADEVYRQARWKNQFEVLSKLPRVLQERVDAQKPVIEASGNSATPSNASRALVRHQQNPGDVGLVLNKKFADEQGHESVIERHDKLLNQTPRWHAPWHLTRVIHGHHGWVRCIAMDKVDNEWFATGSNDKTIKIWNLASGKLKVTLKAHDMTVRDLAISNRHPYMFSVSEDKTVKCWDLEKNTAIRNYHGHLSGVHTVDIHPTVDVVVTAGRDSVVKVWDIRTRLPVMTLPGHKGPITKVRCLPVDPQVISSSVDASIRLWDLVAGKSMKVLTHHQRTVRDISVHPSEFSFASACTNDIRSWLLPKGELLTNFVSQDLDVINTVSINQDDVLFAGSDNGSLTFFDYKSGHKYQTFKTKEAPGSPESERGILSSTFDGTGLRLLTGETDRTIKIWKQDETASQDTHPNLPWNPKLDSQRL
- the RRD2 gene encoding peptidylprolyl isomerase RRD2 (CAGL0M02255g~Ortholog(s) have peptidyl-prolyl cis-trans isomerase activity, protein phosphatase regulator activity and role in mitotic spindle organization in nucleus, response to osmotic stress) — its product is MIPSKRILTDKDVKIWEESETREDILSFIESLAKAVEGFENDQVSEPVSDSVQSTIAVLTEIDKLIKLHPVIQDKNTSRFGKVEFRDFYDDVCEKADDLLSSHFPALTSEQIEQLSIYLQESWGNKRRIDYGSGHELNFICFLYGLTHYKIFDLQRDARNLVLVLFIEYLKIMREIETLYWLEPAGSHGVWGLDDYHFLPFLFGAFQLAPHKHLKPKSIHNEELVEMFADKYLYFGCIAFINSVKTSTSLRWHSPMLDDISGVKKWSKVAEGMIKMYKAEVLGKLPIMQHFYFSEFLVCPEGISEPRTHIHNGDEDDDQCCQDGAAHNTWGDCCGIKIPSLYAANAMEKQSHKPIPFD